One genomic region from Clarias gariepinus isolate MV-2021 ecotype Netherlands chromosome 22, CGAR_prim_01v2, whole genome shotgun sequence encodes:
- the dlg4b gene encoding disks large homolog 4, which translates to MDGLHGYPPHTHISPAKPVLLPSSHAPYYATSTLMNGLSGDVEYEEITLERGNSGLGFSIAGGTDNPHVGDDPSIFITKIIPGGAAAQDGRLRVNDSILFVNDADVREVTHSEAVEVLKEAGPIVRLYILRRKHIEIKLIKGPKGLGFSIAGGVGNQHVPGDNSIYVTKIIEGGAAHKDGRLQIGDRILAVNNVSLEDVMHEDAVAALKNTAEVVFLRVSKASNLYTQDSYNPPDITSSYSAHMDEMSHGYLSDYPQTLTPTSPRRYSPIPKGMMLGDEDIPREPRRVMIHRGLSGLGFNIVGGEDGEGIFISFILAGGPADLSGELRKGDQILSVNGVDLRHATHEQAAAALKNAGQTVTIIAQYRPEEYSRFEAKIHDLREQLMNSSLGSSSLRTSKRSFFIRALFDYDKTADGGFLTQAVSFRFGDILHVLDCSDEEWWQARRLSPHGDLEETGYIPSKRRVERKEWSRLRSKGRDEYIQSYEIVVQVEVHYARPIIILGPSKDRVNDDLLSEFPDKFGSCVPHTTRPRRDYEADGRDYHFVSSREQMEKDIQSHRFIEAGEYNSHLYGTSVQSVREVAEQGKHCILDVSANAVRRLQAAQLHPISIFIRPTSLQNILEINKRLTEEQARRALDRAIKLEQDFIECFTAIVEGDSFEEIYHRVKSVIEEQSGPYIWIPARERL; encoded by the exons ATGGATGGGCTCCATGGTTACCCacctcacacacatatatcacCTGCAAAG CCTGTATTACTGCCCAGCAGCCACGCCCCGTACTACGCCACCTCCACCCTG ATGAACGGATTAAGTGGAGATGTAGAGTATGAGGAGATCACGTTAGAGAGG gggaaCTCTGGTCTGGGGTTCAGTATAGCAGGCGGTACAGATAATCCGCATGTAGGAGATGATCCAAGCATCTTTATTACCAAAATCATACCAGGAGGAGCAGCAGCTCAGGATGGACGACTGAG GGTGAATGACAGTATCCTGTTCGTTAACGATGCTGATGTGCGTGAGGTCACTCACAGTGAGGCAGTGGAGGTGCTGAAGGAGGCGGGGCCAATCGTACGGCTTTACATCCTCCGTAGGAAACACATCGAGATCAAACTCATCAAGGGCcccaaag ggctgGGGTTCAGTATAGCAGGTGGAGTGGGTAATCAGCATGTTCCTGGAGATAACAGCATCTATGTGACTAAGATCATTGAGGGCGGAGCGGCGCATAAGGACGGGCGTCTGCAGATCGGAGACAGGATCCTGGCC gtgaatAATGTGAGTTTGGAGGATGTGATGCATGAGGACGCTGTAGCGGCGCTGAAGAACACGGCAGAGGTTGTTTTTCTCAGAGTGAGCAAAGCTTCCAACCTGTACACTCAGGACTCTTACAACCCTCCCGATATCACCAGCt CGTACTCTGCTCATATGGATGAGATGAGTCATGGTTATCTATCAGATTACCCACAAACCCTCACTCCCACGTCTCCACGACGCTACTCACCAATCCCCAAGGGCATGATGCTGGGAGATGAGGACATCCCCAG ggaGCCAAGGCGTGTGATGATCCATCGTGGTTTGTCAGGTTTAGGCTTTAACATAGTGGGAGGTGAAGATGGTGAGGGAATCTTCATCTCCTTTATCCTCGCTGGAGGTCCTGCAGACCTGAGCGGAGAACTGCGCAAAGGAGACCAGATACTAagt GTGAATGGTGTGGATTTAAGACATGCAACTCATGAGCAGGCTGCAGCAGCACTGAAGAACGCTGGACAAACTGTCACCATTATCGCCCAGTACAGACCCGAGG agtacAGTCGATTTGAAGCTAAAATCCATGACTTGCGTGAGCAGCTGATGAACAGCAGTTTGGGTTCCTCGTCACTGCGGACCAGTAAGAGAAGTTTTTTCATCAG agcTCTGTTTGATTACGATAAGACGGCGGACGGTGGCTTCCTCACTCAGGCTGTGAGTTTCCGCTTCGGTGACATTCTTCATGTTCTCGACTGCAGTGATGAGGAGTGGTGGCAGGCGAGACGTCTCTCTCCACATGGAGACCTGGAGGAGACCGGCTACATCCCCAGCAaacgcag AGTTGAGAGGAAGGAGTGGTCACGCCTCAGGTCAAAAG gtCGAGATGAATACATTCAGAGTTATGAAATTGTTGTACAGGTGGAGG tgcaTTACGCTCGTCCAATCATAATTCTCGGACCATCCAAGGACCGCGTGAACGACGATCTCCTCTCCGAATTTCCAGACAAGTTCGGCTCCTGCGTGCCTC ATACAACGCGGCCACGGCGGGATTACGAGGCTGATGGGCGGGACTATCACTTTGTGTCGTCACGGGAACAGATGGAGAAGGACATCCAGAGTCACCGGTTTATTGAGGCAGGAGAATACAACAGTCACCTGTATGGGACGAGCGTACAGAGTGTACGGGAGGTGGCTgaacag gggaAACACTGTATCCTGGATGTATCTGCTAACGCAGTGAGGAGACTACAGGCAGCTCAGCTTCACCCCATCTCCATCTTCATCAGACCCACATCACTgcaaaacatact tgagattaataagcGTCTGACTGAGGAACAGGCGAGAAGAGCTTTGGATCGAGCCATCAAACTGGAACAGGATTTTATTGAGTGCttcacag cgATTGTGGAGGGTGACAGCTTCGAAGAAATTTACCATCGTGTCAAATCTGTGATTGAAGAGCAGTCAGGACCGTACATCTGGATACCAGCAAGAGAGAgactgtaa